A single region of the Anticarsia gemmatalis isolate Benzon Research Colony breed Stoneville strain chromosome 19, ilAntGemm2 primary, whole genome shotgun sequence genome encodes:
- the LOC142981046 gene encoding N-acylneuraminate-9-phosphatase, producing MANNSYYGENSDVAAIFFDLDNTLIQTRKGDTRACNKIIEILQQQYGLPQDAAVESGTNFLRAFRARPDDDTYALDEWPAHLWRNCLPKNYRHIAKNISTEWVKLRFQCLALTHEVIHLLETLREDYLLGLITNGPSRAQWQKVERLGLRKYFDCVLVSGDLPWEKPDQNIFFEACKMLNVEPRMCIMVGDKLETDIKGGKEAELGGTVWIPLQKDMESSDLPDFTIDKVTELPEVLPNSPKLKRSAHTSSITC from the exons ATGGCTAATAATTCGTATTATGGTGAAAATAGTGATGTTGCAGCTATTTTTTTCGATTTAGATAATACCCTTATACAAACCAGAAAAGGAGACACGAGAGCCTGCAACAAG ATAATAGAGATTCTGCAGCAACAATATGGTCTTCCTCAAGACGCTGCAGTGGAGAGTGGAACTAACTTCTTGCGCGCCTTCCGGGCCCGCCCTGATGATGATACGTACGCTTTGGACGAATGGCCCGCTCACCTATGGCGCAACTGCCTTCCGAAGAACTATAGACATATCGCCa aaaatatatCAACCGAATGGGTAAAATTAAGATTTCAATGTTTGGCTCTAACACACGAAGTGATACATCTGCTAGAGACACTGCG GGAGGATTATCTACTCGGTCTGATCACGAACGGGCCGTCTCGCGCCCAGTGGCAGAAGGTAGAACGGCTGGGACTGCGCAAGTACTTCGACTGCGTGCTCGTGTCCGGCGACCTGCCGTGGGAGAAGCCTGATCAAAACATCTTCTTTGAAGCTTGCAAGATGCTCAACGTCGAGCCACGCATGTGCATCATGGTTGGAGACAAACTGGAAACTGATATCAAG GGAGGAAAAGAAGCAGAGCTAGGCGGTACAGTATGGATACCGCTACAAAAGGACATGGAGTCGTCAGACTTACCCGACTTCACAATAGACAAGGTCACAGAGTTACCAGAAGTGTTGCCAAACTCTCCCAAACTCAAACGCTCTGCACACACATCTAGCATAACCTGTTGA
- the Neurochondrin gene encoding neurochondrin, translating to MGDISEPIKKCILILKAAKSDTEKFAALFMVTKLVKSKDCNSQAKKALFEAIGFKFLKKLLTSNSVEDDCPPSVYKSVALSILTCFCNDPELATHPEMLKNIPVFLEIVQRSENEDYDDDLIIISEAYTCLQCISEHEAGQKALIEVGAITKMSEIYSHQSFQTDEALNILVKLVSRYGPAAWGDDPKPFHALVNKIALDFATDQSERKFELATILSALLYSCNKTTVIPGSGEETWPMSIYKALHDILTSKIGKNQRDPALKLAANIVDLLGIEWTLNDEENPKKFFLLLQQLCAIEVRMQLEDRSFKQAYANADLVTACFIVLELSINYMATDQLDLEQKEKQSVYTGLKGAFNAVVSMLTKVHNDKNRDKLPDAEKVYVCAMVRVLVAWIAQETTAMRDQVYTLLPFMFTLANDSFHAYRARKLAEKNKSEGEPMDTDTTLMGQIDLLRLMLPALCHLVVEDKARTIVLNLKQEDILYEAMNFHWSIVHYKKPPVPKSERLKVKNTPAPELDPQVLEDMKDSRAAMVSLCNIFMNLTVLAPKVVETSLLFNTLLKFIFNNLPELKDIPENLVLHGHLAVLGLLLLKQQSNKVKKNDFSICRYIQSTIRFLWDAYNIDESNDPSALVVSMSYKEHWNEIADLWFLGMQTMSGVLTMVPWISEFAIESGWAQGIAEMLAKVKVGTLPPNVKSAFEDFLCRLVDSNESAIPVLKKGGALKMCRNHRLMDLGKKLFGD from the coding sequence ATGGGTGATATATCAGAACcgataaaaaaatgcatacTTATACTAAAAGCCGCGAAAAGCGACACGGAGAAATTCGCGGCGTTATTCATGGTGACTAAGCTTGTCAAGAGTAAGGATTGCAACTCTCAAGCTAAAAAAGCACTCTTCGAAGCGATCGGCTTCAAGTTCCTCAAGAAACTTCTGACAAGCAACTCTGTTGAAGATGACTGTCCGCCGTCTGTGTACAAGTCAGTCGCGCTGTCAATACTTACATGCTTCTGCAATGATCCTGAGCTCGCCACACATCCGGAAATGCTTAAAAACATCCCAGTGTTCCTTGAAATAGTGCAGAGATCGGAAAATGAAGACTATGATGACGATCTTATCATCATCAGTGAAGCTTACACATGCTTGCAGTGCATCTCTGAGCATGAAGCGGGTCAAAAAGCTCTTATTGAAGTTGGTGCCATCACGAAAATGTCAGAAATCTACTCACATCAAAGTTTCCAAACTGATGAAGCCCTCAATATCCTTGTAAAACTTGTGAGCCGGTATGGCCCTGCAGCTTGGGGTGATGATCCAAAACCATTCCATGCTTTGGTCAACAAAATTGCTCTAGACTTCGCTACAGACCAGTCTGAAAGAAAGTTTGAACTGGCTACAATTCTGAGTGCACTGTTGTACAGCTGCAACAAGACTACTGTTATTCCGGGTTCAGGTGAAGAAACATGGCCCATGAGCATCTACAAAGCCTTACATGATATTCTCACCAGCAAAATTGGCAAGAACCAAAGGGATCCTGCTCTCAAACTAGCTGCAAACATTGTTGATCTTCTTGGAATAGAGTGGACTCTAAATGATGAAGAGAATCCAAAGAAATTCTTCTTGCTGCTTCAACAACTTTGTGCCATTGAAGTCAGAATGCAGCTTGAAGATAGGAGTTTCAAACAAGCTTATGCCAATGCTGACCTAGTGACTGCTTGTTTCATTGTGCTGGAGCTCTCTATCAACTACATGGCTACAGATCAGTTGGACTTAGAACAAAAAGAGAAACAATCAGTTTACACGGGCCTCAAAGGTGCCTTTAATGCTGTAGTGTCAATGTTGACAAAGGTTCATAATGATAAGAACAGAGATAAGTTGCCTGATGCAGAAAAGGTGTATGTCTGTGCTATGGTCCGAGTACTAGTCGCTTGGATTGCACAAGAAACAACCGCTATGAGGGACCAAGTTTACACTTTGCTTCCATTCATGTTCACCCTGGCCAATGACTCCTTCCATGCCTACAGGGCTAGAAAGCTGGCTGAGAAGAACAAGTCTGAAGGTGAGCCTATGGACACTGACACTACACTGATGGGTCAAATTGACCTCCTGCGCTTAATGTTACCAGCCCTGTGCCACTTAGTAGTAGAGGATAAAGCTAGAACTATAGTATTAAACTTAAAGCAAGAGGACATACTTTATGAAGCTATGAATTTCCACTGGTCAATAGTCCACTACAAAAAGCCCCCTGTACCCAAATCTGAGAGGTTGAAGGTTAAAAATACACCTGCACCAGAGTTAGACCCTCAAGTATTAGAAGATATGAAGGACTCTAGGGCAGCCATGGTCAGCCTGTGTAATATCTTCATGAATCTCACTGTACTGGCACCTAAAGTAGTTGAAACAAGTTTGTTATTTAACACTCTACTCAAGTTCATTTTCAATAACTTGCCAGAGTTGAAGGATATACCTGAGAACTTAGTTCTCCATGGTCATCTGGCAGTGCTGGGATTACTCTTACTTAAACAACAATCAAACAAGGTTAAAAAGAATGACTTCTCCATATGCAGATATATCCAATCTACTATTAGATTCCTGTGGGATGCGTACAACATTGATGAATCAAACGACCCCAGTGCTCTTGTTGTGTCCATGAGCTATAAAGAACATTGGAATGAAATTGCTGACCTCTGGTTCCTTGGAATGCAAACTATGAGCGGAGTTCTCACAATGGTGCCATGGATTTCTGAGTTTGCCATTGAAAGTGGTTGGGCACAAGGCATTGCTGAGATGCTGGCTAAGGTTAAAGTTGGCACTCTACCACCAAATGTCAAGTCTGCATTTGAAGACTTCCTCTGTAGATTAGTAGACTCAAATGAAAGTGCTATACCAGTCCTCAAAAAAGGTGGTGCTCTTAAAATGTGCAGAAACCACAGATTAATGGACTTAGGCAAAAAATTGTTTGGAGATTAA
- the mRpL11 gene encoding mitochondrial ribosomal protein L11, which translates to MSKSVARLKSMKKVADKIDHSSKLRTNIPAGMAAAGPPLGPMLGQRNINIAAFCKDFNERTANIKQGTPLPTRVKVNSDRSYQLVIHQPPASYFLKQAAGVSRAAMEPVRETCGKITLKHLYEIAKIKQQDPPLEWRPLKEVCVMLIATARSCGIEIVKELDPKEYGEFLEERKKIVEEQKKMLQEKREAKMLRTA; encoded by the exons ATGTCTAAGTCAGTTGCTAGGTTGAAATCAATGAAGAAGGTGGCAGACAAGATTGATCATTCATCTAAATTAAGAACTAATATTCCTGCTGGAATGGCTGCTGCTGGTCCTCCTTTGGGTCCTATGCTTGGTCAA cGAAACATTAATATAGCAGCATTCTGCAAGGACTTCAACGAACGTACAGCTAATATAAAGCAAGGGACACCTTTGCCGACAAGAGTTAAAGTAAACTCGGACCGTTCTTACCAACTTGTCATTCATCAACCACCAGCTTCATATTTCTTGAAACAAGCAGCAGGAGTGAGTAGAGCTGCCATGGAACCTG tGAGAGAAACTTGTGGAAAGATAACACTGAAGCATCTGTATGAAATAGCTAAAATCAAGCAGCAAGATCCCCCACTAGAGTGGAGACCTTTGAAAGAGGTCTGTGTTATGTTGATAGCAACAGCAAGAAGTTGTGGCATAGAAATTGTTAAAGAATTAGACCCAaag GAATATGGTGAGTTTCTGGAAGAGAGGAAAAAGATAGTGGAGGAACAAAAGAAGATGTTACAAGAGAAGAGAGAAGCCAAAATGTTAAGAACCGCTTAG